taaattatttttataattttaaaacatttaaactatcattcaagtttcctaaacaaaaatcctacatatatttttttataaattatttttataattttaaaaaatttaaactatccttcaagtatcctaactAGAAATACTActgactattttttataaattatttttataaatttaaaacatttaaattatccttcaagtatcctaaacacaaatcctacttactttttttatatatataaatttaaaacatttaaactatccttcaagtatcttaaacagaaattctaaaaactttttttataaattatttatataattttaaaacatttaaactataattcaagtatcctaaacagaaatactagtaatattttttttaattttttttataattttaaaacatttaaactatcattcaaGTTTCCCAAACATAAAtcctacttactttttttttataaattatttttataattttaaaacatttaaattatccttcaagtatcctaaacagaaatcctacttactttttttaaaaattatttgggagctgctaaacaaatacttggcatgagaatcATCAGAGATAAAGACCAGGGCATACTAAAGCTTTCACAAATATagtatgtcaagaaggttcACAGCATGTTTAGTATGGATAATGTtaaaccagtaagtacacctctggggaatcatttcaagctcagcaaagaCCAGTCACCAAAAATTGAGCTAGAATGTAgatacatggataagattccatacgcctcagctatcggctctttgatgtatgttatggtctgtaccagaccggacattgcccatgcagtgggagttgtcagccgatatatgagcaatccGGGAAAGCAGCATTGGGAGGTGGTAAAATGGATCATGAGGTTCTTAAAAGGTTCCTCGAAAACTTGTCTCAGTTTCACAGctggtggtttgaaacttgaaggttttgtaaacgctgatctagcaggagatgttgatagcagaaagagcactacaggatatgtatatactctaggaggtactgttgtttcctggagttctaccttgcaaaagatcATCGCTTTTTCAACAAtagaagctgaatatgttgcagtttcagaatctgcaaaagagatAGTATGGCTACAGAGCTTCCTAAAAGAATTGGGCAAGATGAATGGAAAGGGTACTTTGTATAGCGAcagtcagagtgcaatcttcTTTGCCAAGAATCCAGTATTTCACTCCAGAACTaagcatattcagatcaaatatcacttcatccgacaaTTGTTAGACGATGAGCAACTGATGCTAGAAAAGGTCCGTAgaagcaagaatccagctgacatgttaaccaaaggagttacacttaataaactgaagttgtgtaaaacttcagttgatattcaaggataaaagataatttcattgtttgtctccaagtgggagattaTTAGTATAATGGAGACAAACAATGCCCCACCTCCATTATATACTAGTGGGAACAACTCATCTCCCACTTAGCACAAAGTGAAAACACTTGGTGGGAACAACTCATCCCACTTAGCACAAAGTGGAAGTTCATGGTGGTCATGATCTCTTGCTCCCAGCTTAGTCTATAATTAGACACATTGAAAAGCTGAGGCTTGTGTGCTAGAAAAGAGCGTAGAGAACCGAGAAATAGAGAGAGCTAGAGTGagtagagttgagttgagaagagttttctcctcctccttgtttgtattgtttctttgattgattaatacaaaccaataactccatggagtaggcaagttgccgaaccacgtaaacgTGTGTGTGTTTGATTTCTGGAATTTCCCAACAAGGGAATTATGGAACCTCCTAAGAGCTCTTAGTATAAGATCTAATCTTCCTTGGGTATGTATTGGAGATTTTAATGATTTGCTTCAGTTGGAAGATAAAAAGGGAGATAATCCTCATCTTTTGTCCTTGTTACAAGGTTTCAGAAATATTGTAGAAGACTGCAACCTGATTGATATTTCTCTGATGGGTTATCCATTCACTTGGGAAAGGGGTAAAGGGACTCCTGCTCAGGTCCAAGAACGTCTGGATAGGGCATTGTGTACTAATTCTTGGCAATCTCACTATCAGAATGTGGAGCTCCTTAACCTCACTGTTAAGACTTCTAATCATAATCCCATTTATTTGGTagttcataaattgtttttccatCATAAACACTTCAGGTTTCATTTCAAAAACGCATGGACTAAGGAGCCAAACAAACAAATCCTTGATAGATTTCAGCAATGCTCATATCGTTTTGCTCAATAGGAAAGAAACCTATCGAAGAAATTCAAGAAAGAGATAACAGAATGTCATAATCATCTCCAAGCTTTGTGTGGCCTTGGGGATATAGCATCAACAGAGGTTTATTTTAGGTATcgatataagtttttttagttgttatcCCAAGAGGACTTGTATTGACATTAACGTGCAAAGAAGGATTGGCTAAGGGATGGGGACACTaatacaaatttttttcattcatctaCATCTATGAAAAAGAGATGAAACAGGATTGAGAGGTTGGTTAATGATGTCGGGGTGGAATTTGAAGATGAGGAGGGTATGAAAAATGTGGTGTTGGACTATTTTCACCAACTGTTTTGTGAAAGTCTTGACTTAAATGAGTTTGTAACATACCATATGACCCCGTGTGTTTCTGCAGCAATGAACTCTACTTTGCTTTCACCATTCCAGGATGAGGAATTCAAAAGGGCTATATTTTAAATGGGAGCAGATACTTCACCAGGAACTGATGGCTTAAATCCTAAGTTCTTTCAACAATTCTGGAACTTAATAAGGCCATACTACTTGCAGGTATTGGATGGAGAGCAAGGAATTCCCAGCAAAACTTACCAAGATTATGTTTGTATTGATTCCCAAAGATGACAATCCAATTTCCATGAAGGACTACAGGCCAATTGCGTTATGCAATGTCTTGTATAAAATTATGGTGAAGTTTATAGCTAACATACTAAGTGGAATTCTACCCGAAATCATCTCACCTACACAAACAGATTTTTTCCCAAGAAGGTCAATTACTAATAATGTTGTTATTGCCTTTGAAACCATCCACCATATAAAGTAATGCAGGAAAGGTAACAAGGGCTTAATAGTACTAAAGATTGATATCAACAAAGCTTATGACATAATAAAATAGGATTACTTGCAGTCAATTTTGTTGAAGTTGGGATTTGATAGTGATTGGGTGGATCTGATTATGTTATGTGTAAcatcaatttcttattttgtgtGTTTGAATGGAGCAGAGGTTGGATCAATTCAGTCAGGTAGGGGTTTGTGACAAGGTGACCCACTTTTACGATACCTGTTATATTTATTGGAGCAAACTCTAAGCGAATAATGATCCACAACATCCACTGGTGAGTCTTTAGGGGTATAAGGAATGTGAATTGGAGGCACAACTCCATATAGTATCTCATAGGGTGTCTTTCTTGTAGAAATGTGATAGTTCGTATTGTACCACCATTCACAGGAGCTCAGCCACCTTCTTCATTGTGCAGGTATGGTTCCAGTTATGCACCTTAGGTATCCCTCTATACATTTGTTGACCACCTCTGTCTGTCCATCAGAATGGGGATGATAGACAGTGGAATACTGCAAGTTGACCCCCTGTTGCTTGAATAATTCTTTCCAAAACTAGCTGAGAAATATGTTGTCTCTGTCACTCACAATCGTGGCTAATATTTCATGcaacttataaatattttccaTAAAAACCTTAGCTACTGTAATGGCAGAGTAGGGATGGGCTAAGGCCATAAGGTGGGCATACTTGCTAAACCTATCGACCACCACAAAGATTACTTCATTTCCCTCTGACTTAGGTAGCCCCTCAATAAAGTCCATGTTGATATCTATAAAAGGAGCAGAGGGCACTGGTAACGGTTGTAGCAGACCTGGGGACATAACATTTTCAACCTTATTTTGTTGACAAACTGAGCATTCTCTGACATATTGCCTTACTAACTTCTGGAGTTTTTTCCAATAGAACACCTGCCCTAATCTTTTTGAAGTCACCGTAGCTCCTGAATGCCCCCCACTGTAGAGTCATGATAGAGGCTGATGAGCTGGTTCTGCAGGTTCGGATCTTGTCCCACTACTACTTTCCCTTTTCGAATAAGAGTGTCATTGACCCATGAGTAGTTGGGATGTGAATCAGCATCCTTGCTTAATTCTGTTATTAACTGTCGCAGGTTCTAATCAGTTTCCCAGGTCTTCATAATTTCCCCATGATATTGGTGGAAATTGAAGAAAGGGTTAAGGCACACAACTCATTGTGAGAAACCCTAGAGATGGCGTCTGCAACCAAGTTGTCTTTGCCCCTTCtgtattcaatttcataatcaaaACCCAAAAGTTTAGTTAGCCATACCTGCTGTGCTACATGGGTAGTCTTCTGGTCTAATAGGAATTTGAGGCTGGAATGGTCTGTTCTGATGAGAAACCATCTGCCCCATAAGTAGTGCTTCCATTTTGCGACAGCATAGACAATAGCCAGCAACTTCCTCTCATATGTCGATAAGGCTAACTGTCAGGGTCCTAATGCTTTGCTCACAAAAGCAATGGGGTGCCCCTCTTGCATCAGAACTGCCCCTATACCCACCCCTGAAGCGTCTGTTTCCACTACAAATGTTTTGTCAAAGTTAGGTAAGGCTAGCACAGGGGGTTGAGACATCGCGTGCTTAAGTTGCTTGAAGGCCATGGTAGTCGTGTCTGTCCATACGAAGGAGTCTTTCTGCAATAATTGAGTAAGAGGTCTACAAATAGCACCATATCCTTTCACAAACTTTCTATAATACCCCGTTAATCTTAAGAAACTCCTAAGCTGCTTGATGGTTGTAGGTATGGGCCAATGCAATATAGCTTCAACTTTGTGCGGGTCTGTTGCCACTCCCTCTTTGGTAATCACATGCCCCAGGTATTCCATTCGCCTTGTACCGAACACACACTTACTTTCCTTTGCCACTAATTGATGAGCACATAATAGTTCAAAAACAAACCTATGGTGATGTAAATGCTATGTCATGTTCTTACTGTAAACTTACTTAtcatcaaagaaaaccaaaatgaattttctcaaataatcttgaaaaatatcattcattagACTCTGGAAGGTGACCGGTGTATTAGATAGTCCAAAGGGCATGACAAGGAATTCATAATGGCCATTGTGTGTTCTAAAGgctgttttaaaaatatcttctgACACCATTCAGATCTGATGGTAACCTGCCCTTAGATCAATCTTAGAAAAAATGGTTGCCCCTTCTAGCTCTTCTAACAATTCATCAATTATAGGAATATGGTACTTATCTTTGACAATGAGTTTGTTGAGAGCTCGAAAATCAACACAAAACCGCCATGTCTGATCTTTCTTTTTAACCAGCACTACTGGAGAAGCAAAGGGACTATTGATGGGTTGTACAATGCTAGCCTCCAGCATTTCAGCAACTAGAGTATCTAGTGTATCCTTCTATAACCTTGAATATCTATAGGATCTCAAATTGACAGTCTGGCTCTCATCCTTCAGAGGTATTTTGTGATCGTGCCTCCTAACTTAGGGTAACCTTTTTGGATCACAAAAAATGTGTTAATAGGCTGCCAGTAAATTCTGTAAAGGTGACTCCTCTTTGTACTCGAAAGAATGGGGTATCTCCTAAGTAGGTAGTTTCAGATCAGCCTTTCCCACTACTCTTAAACTACAGAGTCTAACCTCTGATAGTAAGGTTTCAGTGCTCAGCAGTCCATTTAATTCCTCCAGCCGTATGGATTGAGCTAACTTAGGATTTTCTCCCCTCAGTGTTACTTCCCTGTTCTTCCACCAAAAGGATACCCATCTGTCTTCATAGTTGGACAATACGTTTCCTAATAGCTTCAACCATTATATACCAAGAACCATATCATAGTTCTGCAACTTCATAACAAAGACATCTGCCTGAAACTGAACACCCTGCATCTTCCATTGCAGGTTCTTACATACTGTTGTGCACGACATGGTACCTCCATTAGATGTCTCTACCTCCATAGGTTTTATTGGGGTCATGGGAAACCCTAGTTTGCTAGCCAGATCAGCGTGGAGGAAGTTATGAGTACTACCCGAATCAATCAAAATGAAGATCGAACATCTATCTATCTTCCCCAATACCTTAATGGTTTGACAACCCGATGTGCCTTGGATTGCCTGTGGTGATAAATGAGGAGTGAGAGCTTCCACATTCATTGTCTCCATTGGCTCCTCCTCCTCTGAATtgtcttcatcatcttctactATACATAATGAGTATAGCCTCCGGTTTCTACACCTATGCCCCTGTACAAACTTCTCATCACACCAAAAGCATAGGCCCTTGACTCTTCTCTCATCCATTTCTTTGGTTCTAACAGGTCTGGTGGGTTTATGGTTGGGGTAGAAATTAATGTTGTTGAGGGGTGGATTTTTAGGAGTAGGTAGCAAGGCCTGTGAGGAAGGTTTCACAGGGTCGAGGGTGTGATTGAGGTTTGTTTTGTGAGTGTTTGCAGGGTGTTAAATTTTGCAGGCTGTGGGTTGGGACTCACCTGGGCATGATGTTTTGGGTAATGAGGAGTTATTTTTCGGTAGGTAAGAGTATTGTTATGTAACCTAGCTAGGTTATAGGCTTCTTTGAGAGATTTAAGCTCAAACATCTTTACCAAGTTCTTAATCTCTATCTCTAAGCCCCCTAGGAAAAACACCAAGGCTTGCTTCTCTGAGATTTGGGCTTGATTCCATAATATATCAAAGTCTTTGATATAACTTTCTAATTCACCTTCCTGCTTGTGTTTAATGAGCTCCTCTAAGGGATCTTTTTGCCCTCCAAACCTACAGCACAAGACCTCCATATACTCTGCCTATGTTACCTCATGTCCCTCCAGGTTTCTTGTGTAATTCTGATGCCAGTAAAGTGCCAAGCCATCCAAATAATACAAAGCTAACTTCATTTTGTTAGATTCAGGTATTTCTTCCAGATCAAAATACTGATTGCATTTATACAACCATTTATATACTTCTTCCCCTTCAAAGGTAGGGAAATCTCTTTTGGGTCTGCGTGATCTATAGGTAGATTGGGGTCCTTCCCCTATCCAGTCTTGGTTGCTGGCAAAAGCAGGATGCTGGGGAATACGAATGTTCTAGGAAGAACTTGCCTCACCAGCTAAGGTTTGCAGAGTTTGTTTAATGGAAATCTGTTGAGTCGCCATTTCCTTCATCATGGCTTTAAGTTGTGCAAGGTCATCCGATTGAGCATGCAATTTAACCTCTATTTCATTGACTCTTTGGTTAGCAGCTTCCAAAGAATCATCCAGTCTTCTTACATCTTGGTAAGAACCTGGTTTCTAGCGGCATCTTGCTAAGTCCAAAGACgtgagctctgataccaatttgctGCAAGTTAACAAGGAGCCTTCGAGTATTACAATAAAAAACGATGAAGGAGGGAGTTGGGAAAACAGGAGAAGAAATTATACGTTCAAGGCGTGTTAAGAGAAAGGACAGAGAGGAGAATCTAGTAATTCTGTTATATTTTTCCACACCCATTCTGTTGTAATCATTAGGGAATTTAAAGACAATGTTTCTATTGCCAGCGTGGCATCACACACGTGGCCATTCCAGCTTagctaatatttatttaaaacgaGGCTGCACAAAACGCAGACGTAATGTTActtgtatttaaaatttaaatcccgCTTCAGCTGCCCCCCTTGTTAGTTTTagccttcttcttttctttctgtgACACACATGGATATATAGAAGACTTGAAGggatatttgaattaaaagaaacttcctTTGCGTTAACACAACTTGAACGTCTTGGAGAAGGACAAGAAAGGATCGATGGAGTTGATCCATAAACTCTTAATTAGATGTTTAATCAACTGCCATGGAGTTTTCCAATCAGAAAAGATCCTGCTGCTGCATGATCGTGTTGTAATGCGACTtctccatttttgttttgttttgttaattttgatgatattcttaAGCCTTCGCATGCAGGTTTAGATCCATTTATTATAGGTTTTGAGTTACAGGATGAACCATATCTCAAGGCTTGTGAATTTTCTGGAGGCAACGTTCAAGAtcttaaaatcaatcaaatagaatagaaagtaaacaaagaaaagaaaagataaatgtaCAAGTTATCTTATGGATAATATAGACTCAGAGGAATGAGAGGGTGTGAAGCAATGAAATCTCAACAGCTTATCGTGTAGTGCATGGGGCTCTTGCATCTTTGGAAGCCTAGATCTTAGTTCAGAATCTTTCTCTTCAAACCAATTCGAATGGTTCAATGGAACAAAGATGACAGAAGCCTGAGGAAGGATACCACAAGTGTAACGTGGATGTTGCGGTTTTTGCTGCTAAATTGTCAATGAGAACTGAGTTTGTTATCAGAGATCATGAAGGATTTGTTGCTAGGTGTGGTTGCTTGACATCAAAGGGGCTATATTCTTCAAAAATTGTTGAAGCTTTGGCATTAAGATGAGTAGTTCCTAAGCAGCTACTTGGATTGGGCTGCACAAATATCATTTTAGAACTGGATGCTACGACGTGTTTAGTTGATGATAAAATAGAATACAGTTCAATTGTTAAAGATTGTCAGCCTATGCTTGCATTTgcaaataactttaaaattgtctctgttaaaataaaagaattataaaaaataactcctACCCCTGGAGTTTATCCCTCCGACTTCGACgctaagcattaaaaaaaatgtaatggaAACTGATTAattgagaggaggaggaggaggaggaggaggagattaGATGTAACGTACAATTGCGCAGATGAGGACTtgtctaaattaattaaaatgaaagcaACAAGAAGAGAACCCGAGTTTCCATACACATGCAGTGCAGCTTTCTGATGCCATGCCAGGGAAGAAGTAACTCCAGGACAATGAATAAATATCAACAGTCACATGCAGGACCATAtcataaaatgaataataacaacaaaattttttttaaaaaaaactgtcaCTGAAAACTCAAGCAAAGTGCCATTATAGACGATTAATGCAATGCTTAACTTGAAGgcaattttatttacatttaatttttgggGTTATTTTAATTCATGGGGTTAAAGATTATTTATACTTCTTCTCTCATCTCTAATTAGttaattcaatgaaaatgagaaaataatgaGAGTTTTTTCCAAGTGCATGTCTCCTTCACTTTCAACCCAAAACCTACCTACAAGACACCAAGTTTACATCAcacaaaaaactcaaaacagcCTGCCCCAGCCAACAGTACCTTCACCAGAGGATCTTAGACCATCACATATCACTAGTCTGTAAGGACCCCAAGTGAGAGTGTTGTTTCAAAATGGTACACAAacccttttgaaaaaaaaaaaaatcaaagttctttTTATtcgtaaatatattaaaataatatatatatatatatatatatatttaaaaaaaattaattttgatatcagcacatcaaaaagatataaaaatactaaaaaaaaattaatttgaaacaaaaaaaataaaaaattttaaattcttttaaaaacgcttttaaaatgcaaaaataaattgattattaagACTAGTATTTAACAATCAACCacctctttccttccttccatGAGGGATTAAATTCATCATCAACAGTAACTTGTTAAATCAATCTTCCTACTTTAATTTTAGGTATAACAATCTTCATGGAATGATCATTTCATTCGTCTAAAGGTGTTTAGAAGTGTGATaacgattatttttcaaagtgtttttcgcttagaaatacattacaataatatatttttttatttttaaaattttattttttatataagcatattaaaaagatccaaaaacaaaaaaataataattttaagcaaaaaaaatatagaattttggCCAAACTGGGGGTAAAGTTGAAGTTGAATGGCTGATTCAACCAGCTTAAAAAAATCGAAGGACCATAGAATCAACTGACCCATTTTTTTATGACAGCTAATAACCTCAGAAAGTGAAGAGAAGGAAACTCATGAAAGGCGGCCTCCCCTGCAACTTCGTCGTCTCTTGTTTTTGAACAAGTCCTCTCACATTCTAACCTTGAACCTTCGGACACGTCTCCTACTTCCCTTCCACTTCTGCCACTTTTCCCGGAATTGCACGTGCCAACCCACACCTCTCCTTATATATACACACCCCCCGCAATTCTACGTTCATACAATCTCACCACAAGCATCTCCTTCTCTacacaaaaacacacacaaactctctctcttattttttgtaACAACAACAATGGTTGAGCCTGCAACTGATACCATAGCAGCAACAAAGCTTGTGCCTTTGTTGAAAGATGAGCTTGACATTGTTATACCAACTATAAGGAACTTGGATTTCTTGGAGATGTGGAGGCCTTTCTTTGAGCCATACCATCTTATCATTGTTCAAGATGGCGATCCATCTAAGATTATTAAGGTCCCTGACGGTTTTGATTATGAGCTTTATAATAGGAATGATATTAACCGGATTCTCGGTCCTAAGGCCTCCTGTATCTCTTTCAAGGACTCTGCTTGTCGTTGCTTTGGTTACATGGTTTCTAAGAAGAAGTATATCTTCACTATTGATGATGATTGCTTTGTAAGTTCTTTTGATCTATGCtttctctgttttgttttttgacgGAATTCTGCATctgggtttttggttttttggctAAAGTTTAGATCTTTATGGTTTGCTGTTGAATTTAGAGATGGATTTGATCTGTTGTGTGATTtgggttttcttgattttggatCTGTTTGTGTTATGTGTGCTGATAAATCTGTATGCCAATTCTGTAACTGTTGCTTGTTTCTGATCTGCAAAGCCTGTTAGTGGATTTCTGTATTTTCTTTATCACAATCGTGAGTGATTCGTAGCACATTTTGTTAAGTGATGTACATTGGCATAGTCTTGTTTAAATCTTCTTCATGAAATTTGAATTGACACATTACATATTTATGAATCTATAAGCCTTAAAGATTTGTACTAGCAAACTGAATCCAATTATGCTGGATCTGAAGCATTATGATGTGTaatgtgttttgatttttgctTCCTTTTCATTCTGATAGTGGGGCATTTGGTTTAGAATTTGTCATGCTTTAGACCTTTTCAGTCCGATGAACTAAAGGATCTGTCTGTTCTGTTATTATTCATGACACTTTCCTATCATTTTCTCATACCTAATCAATATGGAATTgttaaacaaattcaaaaaagtgGCCCATGGAAAGTAATGTTTACAACTTTGCACAAAGAGGTATCATGTTAATGATGGACAGCTGCGAGTTCTGAATCTGTTCTATGTTTGAATTTTCTGTGATCTCGCATgttatttctaattaataattaaatgaagctttactttttctcttttttgatTGGTGGGTCCTTGTTTACAATAAACTAGAAAAGGTGATGCATTGGATTTGAAAGCTAGTGCTCCACCTGCCCACTTGAAATCCTAAAATGACTAGTCAATTGAAAGCTAGTTCTCGAGTAGTGATACTTTTAAGCTGgctaatattcttttaaaataaacttgaaaagttttttttttcgctcGCCATGTTTGCGTCTTAAGAATCTTGCCATGTTTAACTGTTAACATGTGGATAGGTTGCTAAGGATCCATCTGGCAAAGCTATCAATGCACTTGAGCAGCACATCAAGAACATTCTCTCACCGTCAACTCCATTTTTCTTCAACACCCTCTATGATCCTTACAGAGAAGGAGCAGATTTTGTGCGTGGGTACCCCTTCAGTCTTCGTGAGGGTGCCCGTACTGCTGTTTCTCATGGCCTCTGGCTCAACATTCCTGATTATGATGCACCTACTCAGCTTGTCAAGCCTCTTGAGAGGAACACTAGGTATGTGATCcattgatgaaataaaagacTTAATTTGGCCTCTTGTTTAATTAGATTCCAACAATATGCTTATGATTTATCAGGTATGTGGATG
The DNA window shown above is from Populus trichocarpa isolate Nisqually-1 chromosome 4, P.trichocarpa_v4.1, whole genome shotgun sequence and carries:
- the LOC7480594 gene encoding UDP-arabinopyranose mutase 1, whose translation is MVEPATDTIAATKLVPLLKDELDIVIPTIRNLDFLEMWRPFFEPYHLIIVQDGDPSKIIKVPDGFDYELYNRNDINRILGPKASCISFKDSACRCFGYMVSKKKYIFTIDDDCFVAKDPSGKAINALEQHIKNILSPSTPFFFNTLYDPYREGADFVRGYPFSLREGARTAVSHGLWLNIPDYDAPTQLVKPLERNTRYVDAVLTIPKGTLFPMCGMNLCFDRDLIGPAMYFGLMGDGQPIGRYDDMWAGWCTKVICDHLGLGVKTGLPYIYHSKASNPFVNLKKEYKGIFWQEEIIPFFQAATLPKDCTSVQKCYIELSKQVKEKLGKVDPYFDKLADAMVTWIEAWDELNPAGAPAKVSNGKA